The following are from one region of the uncultured Fretibacterium sp. genome:
- a CDS encoding acyl-CoA dehydratase activase → MLYAGIDIGSTASKAVVMNDGKDEILARKLMPSGWNGRETAETLLAWLLSLGCAREELRITATGYGRVSVPYADDTLTEITCHGKGACFLGGEDLTVIDIGGQDTKVILVRNGRVVDFIMNDKCSAGTGKFLEIMANRMGVTLPELFELAERGREITISSMCTVFAESEIVSLMGLGTPREDIACGAVRSVVAKVAVQAARKAAADAYFLTGGFCDSAMVLHKLSEALHAPVNTHPDARFAGAIGAALLGK, encoded by the coding sequence TGATGAATGACGGCAAGGATGAGATTCTGGCCCGCAAGCTCATGCCCAGCGGATGGAACGGCCGGGAGACCGCGGAGACGCTTCTTGCCTGGCTGCTCTCCCTGGGCTGTGCGAGGGAGGAGCTCCGCATCACGGCCACCGGCTACGGGCGCGTCTCCGTCCCCTATGCCGACGACACGCTGACGGAGATCACCTGCCATGGCAAGGGGGCCTGTTTTCTCGGTGGCGAGGACCTCACCGTCATCGACATCGGCGGCCAGGACACCAAGGTGATCCTCGTAAGGAACGGCCGCGTCGTGGACTTCATCATGAACGACAAGTGCTCCGCCGGGACGGGCAAGTTTCTGGAGATCATGGCCAACCGCATGGGGGTGACCCTGCCGGAGCTGTTCGAGCTGGCGGAGCGCGGACGGGAGATCACGATATCCTCGATGTGCACGGTCTTCGCCGAGTCCGAGATCGTCAGCCTGATGGGGCTGGGCACGCCGAGGGAGGACATCGCCTGTGGCGCCGTCCGCTCCGTCGTCGCCAAGGTCGCGGTGCAGGCGGCGCGGAAGGCCGCGGCCGACGCCTACTTCCTCACCGGGGGGTTCTGCGACAGTGCCATGGTGCTGCACAAGCTGTCCGAGGCCCTGCACGCTCCGGTGAACACGCACCCGGACGCCCGATTTGCGGGCGCCATCGGGGCTGCCCTGCTGGGCAAATGA